A single window of Nicotiana sylvestris chromosome 3, ASM39365v2, whole genome shotgun sequence DNA harbors:
- the LOC104232294 gene encoding uncharacterized protein, with protein MEEGEEEEGFSRSRGFRGREDEKNYDKDPELAEILGSCLDDPDKAQSMMEERLRKKRNKIVHTKTGSTTPMNVTFNKFDFTNSYIWFEFYNAPLEKDISLICDTIRSWHIVGRLGGCNSLNMQLSQSPLDKRPSYDAVQGANVNPTTFYNIGDLEIQVNLARIWVDIGTSEHLLLDVLINALTQISSDYVGIKQVVFGESEFENWRENLTSEDAGYSVHKI; from the exons ATGGAGGAGGGGGAGGAGGAGGAGGGCTTTTCTCGTAGTAGAGGGTTTAGAGGTAGAGAAGATGAGAAGAATTATGACAAAGATCCTGAGCTTGCTGAGATTCTTGGCAGCTGTCTTGATGATCCGGATAAAGCTCAGTCAATG ATGGAGGAGAGATtgagaaagaaaaggaataaaATAGTACATACGAAGACAGGTTCAACAACACCCATGAATGTGACGTTCAACAA ATTTGATTTTACAAACTCCTACATATGGTTTGAGTTCTACAATGCCCCGTTGGAGAAGGATATCTCCTTGATTTGTGAT ACAATTCGTTCTTGGCACATTGTTGGACGTCTTGGTGGATGCAATTCATTGAATATGCAA TTGTCACAATCTCCTTTGGACAAAAGGCCAAGTTATGATGCTGTTCAGGGGGCAAATGTTAATCCTACTACGTTCTATAACATTGGGGATCTTGAGATTCAGGTTAACCTGGCTCGCATATG GGTGGACATTGGGACAAGTGAGCATTTACTGTTGGATGTACTGATTAATGCTTTGACACAGATAAGCTCCGA CTATGTTGGTATCAAGCAAGTAGTATTTGGTGAATCTGAATTTGAGAACTGGAGGGAGAACTTGACATCGGAGGATGCCGGTTACAGTGTTCACAAGATATAG